Below is a window of Virgibacillus sp. NKC19-3 DNA.
TTATGCAAAAGAAATAGAGGATAAATTAAGACGTCAAGGCTTACGTGTTACGATTGATGAACGAGATGAAAAAATCGGCTACAAAATCCGGGAAGCACAAACACAGAAAGTACCTTTTTCATTGGTCTTAGGAGATGATGAAGTGAAGGAGAACGCAGTGAATGTTCGCAGGTACGGGGAAAAACAATCGGAAACACTAGGTTTCGACGACTTTGTTGCAATGATCAATAAGGAAGTTGAGGAAAAGACGCTAAGAAAATAACAGGTCTGTTTCGTTGTTGTCTTTGTCACAAAAGATAGAAACTGCGACGTAGTGAAAGTAACTTTATGAGAAGGTTCTCGTTCTAATGATAGTTAAGCGCAGGGATACCGCTACGGAAATGTCACAGTTTCTATCAACTGCAAGCTTTAAAAGCAACAATGTTTACAAAAAGGGCCAATATAAAGAATGCGAGCCAGGAATACGATTTTGTATTCTTGGCCTTTTCATGTAGACATGTTATACTATATGTAACATTAGATTAAAAGTTTTATTTGACATTATCAAATGAAGCTGTTATTCTAAATTGGTTGCAAAAATAAATGATCTAAAGACAAGTAGAAGCACCCGCTTCTCACCTGATCGACGCTGGATGCAGCAGTTGACTGGTTCATATTCTTCTCATCATGATTAGGAGACGTGTGGGTGCATATTGTACCGACACTTTTTTTATTAAAAAATTTACTTGTCCATTATAGATCGATTTCGTTTCTTAAAAAAATTTGGAGGTGGCTGGCAATTAGCAAAGAAATGAATGTCAATGAAAAGATTCGTGCTAAAGAAGTACGTCTTATCGACTCAAATGGGGATCAACTTGGAGTGAAATCACGTAATGAAGCGTTGGATATTGCACAAACCAGAAATCTGGATTTAGTATTGGTTGCTCCAAATGCAAAACCACCAGTTTGTCGTATCATGGACTTCGGGAAATATCGTTTTGAACAGCAAAAGAAAGAAAAAGAAGCGCGCAAAAAACAAAAAGTAATTAACGTAAAAGAAGTACGTTTTACGCCAGGAATCGGCGACCACGATTTTGAAACAAAATTAAAAAACGCTAGAAAATTCCTTCAAAAAGGGGATAAAGTTAAAGCAGCCGTTCGTTTCCGTGGACGTGCGATCACACACAAGGACCTTGGACGGGAGGTTTTGGATCGTTTTGCTGATGAGGTTAAAGATATAGCAACGATTGAATCTAAACCCAAAATGGAAGGTCGCAATATGTTTATGATGGTCGCTCCGGCAAAAGAGAAATAATCACTCAGGTTAACAAGGAGGAATTCACGATGTCTAAAATGAAAACACACAAAGGGTCTCAAAAACGTTTTCGAAAAACAGGTACTGGTAAACTTAAACGGTCACATGCTTACACAAGCCATATGTTTGCACATAAATCACAAAAGCAAAAGCGCAAATTACGCAAGAGTGCTATTGTATCGGCAGGAGACTATCGACGTATTAAAACAATGATGCCTTATAAATAAATAAATCGATTTACTAGGAGGGAATTATTATGGCACGTGTAAAAGGTGGAACAGTAACGCGTCTACGTCGTAAACGCGTCTTAAAACTAGCAAAAGGTTATTATGGCTCAAAAAGAGCATTATTTAAAACAGCGAAACAACAAGTGATGAAATCAGGTATGTATGCATATCGTGACCGCAGACAGAAAAAACGGGACTTTCGTAAATTATGGATTACTCGTATTAATGCTGCAGCTCGCATGAATGATCTATCCTATAGCAAATTAATGCATGGATTAAAAGTAGCAGGCGTCGACATTAACCGTAAAATGTTGTCAGATCTCGCTATCAATGATGAACAAGCATTTAATCAACTAGCAACCAAAGCAAAAGAGGCTCTTAAATAAATGTCAGTGTTAAGGCCAAATCCAACTTGAGAATGGGTTTGGTCTTTTGTGATTAAAGGAGTAAACGATGAACGAATTAAACACAATCATCATTTATATATTGGGTGTAAATGCAATTACTTTTTTCTTGATGGGGAGGGATAAAACTAGAAGCAAAAAGCAGCAGTACCGCATACCTGAACGTACATTTTGGATATTATCGGTATGCGGTGGCTCACTAGGATGCTATAGTGGAATGAAGGTGTTCCGGCATAAAACCAAACATCGATCCTTTGTCATCGGCATGCCTTTCTTAATCATCTTCCAACTTATAGGAATTGCCTACATATTCGTTTCCGTGTCATAAAGGCTCGTCTATTGTCATATACATGTACGAGGAACATTCAAATAGGAATAAAAGAAGGAGGTTAGGTATGGAGGTTTTTGGGAATTACTTGATGGCCTTCATCGAGACTGGTGGACTGTTTGCCCCAATTCTTTTCATTAGTTTCCATCTACTACGGCCATTGTTCTTTCTCCCTGTTGTTTTCATATGTATTTCAGGTGGTATATTGTTCGGGGCGGTTGCAGGAACCATTTATTCCATTATCGGTATTACCTTGTCTAGTGTTGTTTTTTATTTTATTATAAGATGGATGCCGAAATCATTTCATAAATTAGTGGATGTAAAAAAGAAAATGATAGGTAAAAATGCGGAGTTAACAACATCACAAATTACACTCCTACGGCTTGTACCATTTATTCATTTTCACCTTTTATCACTCTGTCTCATTGAAATTTCTGCAAGTTTTAAAGATTATACGAAATCATCTTTATTATCTAATATCCCTTTAGCATTAGTATATACTTCCGTTGGCGGTTGGATATCTAATTTAACCCCACTTCACATCTTCGTATTTTTAACCGCATTATTACCATTTCTTTATCTATTAAGAAGAAAGGAGATTATTATTAAGTGGCAGGAATTCTTCCAGGTAAGTACGTAGGAAAAAATCACTCGTCTATGAAAAGATGAGTGATTTTCTAATTCATATTGGTTAACAATAGCTGATTAATGGGGTGTTTCCATTCAATTTTGGCGTAGGGGTAGCGTATCAGTATTTCACGCTCCAAAAAATATAAATCCTCCCGCGTTAATCCCCGTAATTCCAGTGGGTCACGGACAGTAACATGTACATTTACAACTTCAAATGCTTCCTCGGTGGTACCAAGGTATTTTTCCCCTTCAAATAAACATCCTTTGTACGTAAATTGAAGGTTTTTTTTACTATCTTCCAGTTCGTCTACAAAGTAAAATGTATTGGACTCTTTGGCAATACGCAATCTTCTTTGGGGATTGCGTATATATTGAATCACTGTATAGACGAGGAGACCAAGTGCTATAAGTATTAATACCCGAAATAAAATAACGATCATCATGAACCGTCTCCCTGTTATTTATTATCCTATTATACGATTTGAGCTTTTACTTGGTTTCACTATTTGCGAGAATTCATGATACAATCATAAAAAAAGGAAATGAGGTAATTTCAAAATGGATTGGAAGGCACTATATTCCATGCAAGAACAATTGGACAATTATATTGAGGAAAAACATGACTTACGAAAAAGGGATGTTTTTCAGGAGAAATGTCTCGCACTACTCGTAGAGCTTGGTGAACTTGCCAATGAAACAAGATGTTTTAAATTTTGGAGTGAAAAACCAAGGAATGAAAAAAGCATTATATTGGAAGAATATGTTGATGGAACTCATTTTATTTTATCATTAGGAATCGAAAAAGGGTATCAATATGATGGTAGAGAATTAGGCATAACGGTACGAAACGAAACCGAACAATTTAACCATGTATTTGAAGCCTGTACCATTTTTAAGCAAGATCCAACAGAAGAAAATTATGTACGTCTATTTGAAAGCTATATACAGCTTGGCGGATTACTAGGATTTACAGAAGCTGATATTCAGGATGCCTACTTAAAGAAAAATGAAGTGAACTATGCACGGCAAGATCAAGGATACTAATGAAATAGTTGGTTCTTTCATAAAATGCAGGTATAATTATAAAACATAAGGAGGAATTAGGTACATATGGTAAAATCAGATGAGACACTAACCATGTTAAAAGATTTAACAGATGCAAGGGGTATTCCAGGAAACGAAAAAGAAGCTAGAGATGCGATGGAACGTTATATTAAGCCTTATGCGGATGAAATATTCACAGATAATCTGGGAAGCTTAATTGCTAAAAAGACAGGCACTAAGAATGGCCCCAAAATTATGATTGCAGGACACTTGGATGAAATTGGTTTTATGGTAACCCGGATTGATGATAATGGATTTGTTTATTTCCAGACAGTTGGAGGCTGGTGGAATCAGGTGATGCTAGCACAGCGTGTAACCATTATGGGGAAAAATGGAGATGTGACAGGGGTCATTGGTTCAAAACCACCACATGTCCTTTCTGCAGAGGAACGAAAAAAGCCGGTTGATATAAAAGAAATGTTTATCGATATTGGAGCATCAAGCAAAGAAGAAGCAGCGGAATTTGGTGTAATACCGGGTAACGCCGTTGTTCCTTATTTTGAGTTTACACCATTAAAAAACGAGAAAATGTTGTTGGCAAAAGCTTGGGATAATCGAATCGGAATCGCTATTGCTATTGAGGTATTAAAACAGCTGAAAGACGTAGATCATCCCAATATTGTTTATGGTGTAGGAACGATTCAAGAAGAAGTTGGACTGCGTGGTGCCAAAACTTCTGCACATGCCATTGAGCCGGATATCGGATTTGGTGTGGATGTAGGTATCGCTGGTGATACACCTGGTATCTCTGATAAGGATGCAGCTAGTAAATTAGGAAAAGGTCCGCAAATTATTTTATATGATGCATCTATGATTTCACATAAAGGGGTGCGTGAGTTCATTGTAAATACAGCGGATGAGCATGAGATACCATATCAGTACGCCACAATGGCAGGCGGTGGAACAGACTCTGGCTCCATCCATCTGACAGCAAACGGTGTACCGTCCTTATCCATCACGATTGCCACACGTTATATTCACACACATGCCGCTATTTTACATCGTGATGACTTTGAAAACGCAGTTAAATTAATTGTAGAAGCGATTAAGAAATTAGACAAAGACACCGTAAAAGATATTGTGTTATCTTAAAAGCTGTTTTCTAAAAGATTTAGACTATACCAAAGGTTCGTCCTGTCGAAATCATTTGTTGCTTTTGGCCATAAAAGCGATCAACTGCGAAGATTCAAAAGTAACAATACTTTCGAACAGCGTCTATCCGTAGGAAAGAGAGGCTGGGACAAAACAAAAGTGTTTAACTAAGAAAGCGAACGTTTCTGGGAATATTACAAAGACTTCGGCGGGAGGCTCATAGCCGCCTTAAGGTGCGCGACGAATATTTTTAGAAGCGGTGTATGTTCGGAATTCATTTATTAAAAACATTTTTGTCCCAGCCGTTTTACGTGTTAAATAAGAATCCATAACCATCGGTACGATGTCGTTGTGAAATATTAATCTATTCCCCAAGCATCCCTCTACATGCTGAATCATCCAGTGGATAATAGTTGGAGATTGATCTATTTTACTATAATTGTGGTTAGGGCAATAGGGACCATTACGACGAAATTATTTCTTTGCCGGCTTCTTTAAGAATCTCTTCATAAAAAGGGTCTTCACCTATACATATGACACGATCACATAAGCTGATAATCTCGTCCATATCATGACTTGTATAAATGATTAATGTCCCTTTTTCGAGCGCCAGTTTGTTTAAATAGGCTCCAATTTCTTTGCGTGATTTCAAGTCAATACCAACAGTAGGTTCATCCAATAATAAGAGGGTAGGGTCGTGGATGAGGCTGATTGCTAGATTTAATTTTCGTTTCATCCCACCAGATAATGCTTTAACAGGCTCTTTCCATTTATTAAGCTTCATATCCAGACAAATTTGGTTTAGCTCATTTTTAGCTTTCTTTTTCCAGGAAAGTTTTTCGAAAAAAACCATATTTTCTTCTACGGTAAACTCATCCCAAATGGCAATATCCTGTGGAACAAAGCCAATTTGTTTTCGGATATCCTTTTTATGTTTATGATAAGGCATGTCATATAAGCAAAGAGATCCGTTTGTAGGCTTTTGCAATGTTGCAATAATATGGAGTAGGGTTGATTTTCCTGCACCATTCTCACCCACCAGTCCAATAATTTCACCCTCCTTTGCTGCGAAAGATATATTTTTTAAAATCGATTTTTTTCCGTATGTTTTAGATAAAGTATTCACATTAAGCATTGGTTTTCTCCCTTCTTACGTACCAAAGTAGGATGATGATGAGTGATAGGAATAACCACAGATTCACACTACTACCTGATAGAAAAGGCTCCAGTGGGTTCATGTATTCCAGCCATTCGAAGTAAT
It encodes the following:
- the infC gene encoding translation initiation factor IF-3, producing MNVNEKIRAKEVRLIDSNGDQLGVKSRNEALDIAQTRNLDLVLVAPNAKPPVCRIMDFGKYRFEQQKKEKEARKKQKVINVKEVRFTPGIGDHDFETKLKNARKFLQKGDKVKAAVRFRGRAITHKDLGREVLDRFADEVKDIATIESKPKMEGRNMFMMVAPAKEK
- the rpmI gene encoding 50S ribosomal protein L35: MSKMKTHKGSQKRFRKTGTGKLKRSHAYTSHMFAHKSQKQKRKLRKSAIVSAGDYRRIKTMMPYK
- the rplT gene encoding 50S ribosomal protein L20, with the translated sequence MARVKGGTVTRLRRKRVLKLAKGYYGSKRALFKTAKQQVMKSGMYAYRDRRQKKRDFRKLWITRINAAARMNDLSYSKLMHGLKVAGVDINRKMLSDLAINDEQAFNQLATKAKEALK
- a CDS encoding DUF1294 domain-containing protein, whose protein sequence is MNELNTIIIYILGVNAITFFLMGRDKTRSKKQQYRIPERTFWILSVCGGSLGCYSGMKVFRHKTKHRSFVIGMPFLIIFQLIGIAYIFVSVS
- a CDS encoding TVP38/TMEM64 family protein, with the protein product MEVFGNYLMAFIETGGLFAPILFISFHLLRPLFFLPVVFICISGGILFGAVAGTIYSIIGITLSSVVFYFIIRWMPKSFHKLVDVKKKMIGKNAELTTSQITLLRLVPFIHFHLLSLCLIEISASFKDYTKSSLLSNIPLALVYTSVGGWISNLTPLHIFVFLTALLPFLYLLRRKEIIIKWQEFFQVST
- a CDS encoding sigma-w pathway protein ysdB, with product MIVILFRVLILIALGLLVYTVIQYIRNPQRRLRIAKESNTFYFVDELEDSKKNLQFTYKGCLFEGEKYLGTTEEAFEVVNVHVTVRDPLELRGLTREDLYFLEREILIRYPYAKIEWKHPINQLLLTNMN
- a CDS encoding dUTP diphosphatase, whose protein sequence is MDWKALYSMQEQLDNYIEEKHDLRKRDVFQEKCLALLVELGELANETRCFKFWSEKPRNEKSIILEEYVDGTHFILSLGIEKGYQYDGRELGITVRNETEQFNHVFEACTIFKQDPTEENYVRLFESYIQLGGLLGFTEADIQDAYLKKNEVNYARQDQGY
- a CDS encoding M42 family metallopeptidase; its protein translation is MVKSDETLTMLKDLTDARGIPGNEKEARDAMERYIKPYADEIFTDNLGSLIAKKTGTKNGPKIMIAGHLDEIGFMVTRIDDNGFVYFQTVGGWWNQVMLAQRVTIMGKNGDVTGVIGSKPPHVLSAEERKKPVDIKEMFIDIGASSKEEAAEFGVIPGNAVVPYFEFTPLKNEKMLLAKAWDNRIGIAIAIEVLKQLKDVDHPNIVYGVGTIQEEVGLRGAKTSAHAIEPDIGFGVDVGIAGDTPGISDKDAASKLGKGPQIILYDASMISHKGVREFIVNTADEHEIPYQYATMAGGGTDSGSIHLTANGVPSLSITIATRYIHTHAAILHRDDFENAVKLIVEAIKKLDKDTVKDIVLS
- a CDS encoding ABC transporter ATP-binding protein — encoded protein: MLNVNTLSKTYGKKSILKNISFAAKEGEIIGLVGENGAGKSTLLHIIATLQKPTNGSLCLYDMPYHKHKKDIRKQIGFVPQDIAIWDEFTVEENMVFFEKLSWKKKAKNELNQICLDMKLNKWKEPVKALSGGMKRKLNLAISLIHDPTLLLLDEPTVGIDLKSRKEIGAYLNKLALEKGTLIIYTSHDMDEIISLCDRVICIGEDPFYEEILKEAGKEIISS